A section of the Humulus lupulus chromosome 2, drHumLupu1.1, whole genome shotgun sequence genome encodes:
- the LOC133815604 gene encoding uncharacterized protein LOC133815604 codes for MKMRMEVGESHLLVMDRIMAWNVQGLNNPNKQNEIKYLISNKKIGLVGLLETRVKTQKLGEVYIRMFARWCFSSNNAWHKGGRIIISWNPAMFQVDIRKCSSQMIHLEVKTGDRHEGFLITFVYAFNDANGRNLLWRDLKGLASRIRQPWVVLGDFNDILNTEERVGIRSQGIGTLAFKECIEECKLEDVKYLGCFFTWNNKQDKNSRIYSKLDRVMANQEWFIKYELTEVMFLPEGNLDHSPAVLTVYPEVRGGKQPFKYFRMWQLASDYKQKVQGSWDQPCQGTAMFKLLQKLKRLKIVLRDINKKGFDNISVADTLALQKLLRKQQSLQEDPLNEQLIKQEELARQKYLHIHKSYISFLHQK; via the coding sequence ATGAAGATGAGAATGGAGGTGGGGGAGAGCCACCTCTTGGTAATGGATAGAATTATGGCATGGAACGTCCAAGGTCTCAACAATCCAAACAAGCAAAATGAGATTAAATATCTAATCTCAAACAAGAAGATCGGATTGGTTGGGCTCTTGGAAACAAGGGTGAAAACCCAAAAGCTTGGTGAAGTATATATAAGAATGTTCGCAAGGTGGTGTTTTTCTTCGAATAATGCATGGCACAAGGGAGGCCGAATAATAATTAGCTGGAATCCAGCTATGTTTCAGGTGGATATTAGGAAGTGCTCAAGTCAAATGATACATTTGGAGGTCAAGACGGGTGACAGACATGAAGGCTTCTTGATTACTTTTGTTTATGCCTTTAATGATGCAAATGGTCGGAACTTACTATGGAGAGATCTCAAAGGCTTAGCAAGTAGAATTAGACAACCATGGGTGGTTCTAGGAGATTTTAATGATATTCTAAATACAGAAGAAAGAGTGGGGATCCGGTCACAGGGAATTGGGACTTTGGCATTTAAAGAGTGCATTGAAGAGTGTAAACTTGAAGATGTGAAATACTTGGGATGCTTTTTCACATGGAATAATAAGCAAGACAAAAATAGCAGAATATATTCCAAGCTTGATCGAGTAATGGCTAATCAAGAGTGGTTCATCAAGTATGAATTGACGGAAGTAATGTTTTTACCTGAAGGGAACTTGGATCACTCTCCAGCTGTGCTAACAGTATACCCAGAAGTTAGAGGGGGCAAACAGCCATTTAAGTACTTTCGCATGTGGCAACTCGCATCAGATTACAAGCAAAAAGTACAAGGTAGTTGGGACCAGCCATGTCAAGGTACTGCTATGTTTAAGTTGCTTCAGAAATTAAAAAGGCTCAAAATTGTTCTCAGGGACATAAATAAGAAGGGGTTTGATAATATCTCAGTTGCTGATACTTTAGCTTTACAAAAGTTACTCAGGAAGCAACAGAGCCTACAGGAAGATCCTTTGAATGAACAGCTGATAAAGCAAGAAGAATTGGCAAGGCAGAAGTATTTGCATATTCACAAAAGCTATATATCCTTTCTGCATCAGAAATAA